From the genome of Mustela lutreola isolate mMusLut2 chromosome 16, mMusLut2.pri, whole genome shotgun sequence, one region includes:
- the CMTR2 gene encoding cap-specific mRNA (nucleoside-2'-O-)-methyltransferase 2 has protein sequence MSKCRKPPLGSSPETFSPDVLADIFELFAKNFSYGKPLNHEWQLPDPSEVFTCDHMEFNTLLDLKNSLNEVKNLLSDKKLDEWHEHTAFTNKAGKIISHVKKSVNAELCTQAWCKFHEILCSFPLIPQEAFQNGKLNSLHLCEAPGAFIASLNHYLKSHRFPCDWSWVANTLNPYHEANDNLMMIMDDRLIANTLGCWYFGPDNTGDIMTLKYLTGLQNFVSNMAPIHLITADGSFDCQGNPGEQEALVSSLHYCEVVTALTTLGNGGSFVLKMFTLFEHCSINLMYLLNCSFDQVHVFKPATSKAGNSEVYVVCLHYKGREAIHPLLSKMVLNFGTEMTQKALFPHHVIPESFLKRHEECCMFFHKYQLETISENIRLFQCMGKGEQTKLNSLRDCAVQYFMQKFQLKPLSRSNWLVKKSNIGCSTNTKWFGQRNRYFKTYNERKMLETLSWKDKVAKGYFNSWAEEHTVYHSGQNSLLEGTASSLECHLWHILEGKKLPKVKCSPFCDGEILKTLNEAIEKSSGGALNLDSKFWPKQQFYCSCHIFTEELIFSELFNLTKCLQDEEVVEPSNQMKCLLVGFPTLHDIKTHIPLEVHLLESTELMTFSCSLLHDGDPTYQQLFLDYLLQSLQQLHTGDVMILPVLSCFTRFMAGLIFILHSCFRFITFSCPTSSEPLKTCAVLLCVGYQDLPNPVFQYLQNVNELLSSLLKSDAPQQVLQFVPMEVLLKGALLDFLWDLNAAIAKRHLHLIIQGEREEIIGSLQL, from the coding sequence atgagTAAGTGCAGAAAGCCACCACTGGGTTCAAGTCCTGAGACATTCAGCCCAGATGTTCTTGCTGACATTTTTGAACTCTTTGCCAAGAACTTTTCTTATGGCAAGCCACTTAATCATGAGTGGCAGTTACCAGATCCCAGTGAGGTTTTCACTTGTGATCACATGGAATTTAATACATTGCTTGATTTGAAGAACTCCCTAAATGAAGTAAAAAACCTACTGAGTGATAAGAAATTGGATGAGTGGCACGAGCACACTGCTTTCACtaacaaagctggaaaaataatttctcatgtgaAAAAATCTGTGAATGCTGAACTTTGTACTCAAGCATGGTGTAAGTTTCATGAAATTTTGTGCAGTTTTCCGCTTATTCCACAGGAGGCTTTTCAGAATGGAAAATTGAATTCTCTACACCTTTGTGAAGCTCCCGGAGCTTTTATAGCGAGTCTCAATCACTACTTAAAATCCCATCGATTCCCCTGTGATTGGAGTTGGGTAGCTAACACTTTGAATCCATACCATGAAGCAAATGACAATCTTATGATGATTATGGATGACCGACTTATTGCAAACACCTTGGGTTGTTGGTACTTTGGTCCAGATAACACTGGTGATATCATGACCTTGAAATACCTGACTGGACTTCAGAACTTTGTAAGCAACATGGCTCCTATTCACTTGATCACCGCAGATGGGAGTTTTGATTGCCAAGGAAACCCAGGTGAACAAGaagctttagtttcttctttgCATTACTGTGAAGTTGTCACTGCTCTGACAACTCTTGGAAATGGTGGCTCTTTTGTTCTGAAGATGTTTACTTTGTTTGAACATTGTTCCATAAACCTGATGTACCTGCTAAACTGTTCCTTTGACCAAGTCCATGTTTTTAAACCTGCTACTAGCAAGGCAGGTAACTCAGAAGTCTATGTGGTTTGTCTCCACTATAAGGGAAGAGAGGCAATCCATCCTTTGTTATCCAAGATGGTCCTGAATTTCGGGACAGAAATGACCCAGAAAGCTCTCTTTCCCCATCATGTGATTCCCGAATCCTTTCTTAAAAGGCATGAAGAATGTTGTATGTTCTTTCATAAATACCAGCTAGAGACTATTTCTGAGAATATTCGTCTGTTTCAGTGCATGGGAAAAGGGGAACAAACAAAGCTGAATAGTTTAAGGGACTGTGCTGTTCAGTATTTCATGCAAAAGTTTCAGTTGAAGCCTCTTTCCAGAAGTAATTGGCTAGTGAAAAAATCTAATATTGGTTGTAGTACAAATACAAAATGGTTTGGGCAGAGgaacagatattttaaaacctATAACGAAAGGAAAATGCTGGAAACCCTTTCATGGAAAGATAAGGTGGCCAAAGGATACTTTAATAGTTGGGCAGAAGAACATACTGTATATCATTCTGGGCAAAATTCTCTCTTAGAAGGGACAGCTTCCAGTCTTGAGTGTCACTTGTGGCATATTTTAGAGGgaaagaaactgccaaaggtaAAGTGTTCTCCTTTCTGCGATGGTGAAATTTTAAAGACTCTTAATGAAGCAATTGAAAAGTCATCAGGAGGAGCCTTGAATTTGGATTCCAAGTTCTGGCCCAAACAGCAGTTTTATTGTTCTTGTCACATTTTTACTGAAGAACTGATATTTTCTGAGTTGTTTAACCTAACCAAGTGCCTTCAGGATGAGGAGGTGGTAGAACCCAGCAACCAAATGAAGTGCCTGCTTGTGGGCTTTCCAACCCTCCATGATATCAAAACACATATACCACTGGAAGTTCACCTCTTGGAATCAACTGAACTCATGACTTTCAGCTGTTCATTGCTTCATGATGGAGACCCGACTTACCAGCAGCTGTTTCTGGACTACCTTCTACAATCATTGCAGCAGCTTCATACAGGGGATGTTATGATTTTGCCTGTACTTTCTTGTTTTACAAGATTTATGGCCGGTTTGATCTTTATACTGCACAGCTGTTTCAGATTCATCACATTTTCTTGTCCCACTTCTTCTGAGCCCCTGAAGACCTGTGCAGTCCTGCTGTGTGTTGGTTATCAGGACCTTCCAAATCCTGTTTTCCAGTATCTGCAGAATGTGAATGAATTGTTGAGCTCTTTGCTTAAATCTGACGCACCCCAGCAGGTTTTACAGTTTGTGCCAATGGAGGTGCTCCTTAAGGGGGCACTACTTGATTTTTTGTGGGATTTGAATGCTGCCATTGCTAAAAGGCATTTGCACCTAATTattcaaggagagagagaagaaatcatCGGCAGCCTTCAGCTATGA